The region TTTTCCCGGAAAAAGTGGTAGACTGCAATGGCCCTCTTTGCCGAGAGCATCACGGATGCCTTGAAAGGATCGCGGTCGAAGGCGGTTTCGGAGGTTGCGCTGTACCCCCTCAATTCGATCCTGTGGGTTCCCTCCTTGAGAATCTCTCCAAGCTCAACCAGGAAGGGATGAAGGTCCGGCCGGATTTCGCTTGATCCCTGATCGAAAAGCAACTGGTTGTTCAGACTGAGAATGATTCGTTCTCCCTCACGTGTCACGATCACATCCGGGTCCAGGGCGTTCTTGAGGATCAGGTTCCGCATCTTGTCAAAGTCTATGACCTCTTTTTTCATGGGAGGGGAGCCGATGGTAATATTTATCCCTTTTGGGGCGCCGATGATGGAATGTCCCCCGGGTTTGAACCCAAATGCGCCGGTAAGGGAATTCAGGGCCACGAGCCGTTTCTCTTCGGTGACCACCGACATGGAGAGGAGGAGGACGAAAAAGGTCAAAAGGAGGATCATGAGATCCGTATAGGTGGTCATCCATGCATTGGTGTCCATGCTGGATTCCTTTTTTTTCTTCTTCGGCATCCCGGTGAATTCCTCTTCCTTTCAACACCCTGAAGGATACGGATGAAATATTTTCCTAAATTGAGCGACTCCCGCCCCTGGTCATTGCGACAAAGGTCCCACGTCCGGAGCGGAAAGGTGCTTCAGAGCCGTCAAGATTGTATCAGGAGGTGTGTCAAAAACACCTTTCCCTGGCCCCCCAATGGCCTGAGGACACGCCAGGGACAGAGCTTCCGGCCCTGGGAGCGATCTTTCTTTCAAGTCCACGGCATTCCGTGGTTTATTACCAAGCAAATCGCATGCCAACGTGAGAGCCTTTGGAACGGGAATGGGGGTCGGCGAAACAGGCTTGAAAAGGAATGAATCCGGGGCCATACTGTCTTAAAGGGGGTGTTTTTTGCGGAAAGGAGGAAAGATCGATGAAGATCCGGATTCGAATCGGGCAACTATCCATGGAGGCCGAGCTGAACGATTCCGCGACGGCCCGCATGATTGAAGAGGCTCTCCCCGTAAAGACCTCTTTCAATACCTGGGGAGAAGAGATCTACTTCGCTGTTCCTGTTGAGAGCGAACTGGATGAAACCGCGAGGGAGGAGGTTGAAGTGGGGGACCTGGGATACTGGCCCAGCGGCCGGGCCTTTTGCATTTTTTTTGGCAGGACCCCCATCAGCACGGAAGGAAAGATCCTCCCCGCGAGCGCGGTCAACATCATCGGCAAGGTCCTTGGAGATGCCACCCGATTCAAGGAGGTCATGGATGAGGGAGAAGTGATACTTGAGCGGGCCGAGTAAGGGTATCGGCCGTGGCCCTGGATCCCCGGGAAATAGCCTGGGAGTGGATGTCACCTTTCATCTTGAGGATGAGATGCCCAGAAGACGGGCGGCGTTCAAACCCGCAATCTGTTCCCGGCATTGTT is a window of Deltaproteobacteria bacterium DNA encoding:
- a CDS encoding OmpA family protein, whose amino-acid sequence is MPKKKKKESSMDTNAWMTTYTDLMILLLTFFVLLLSMSVVTEEKRLVALNSLTGAFGFKPGGHSIIGAPKGINITIGSPPMKKEVIDFDKMRNLILKNALDPDVIVTREGERIILSLNNQLLFDQGSSEIRPDLHPFLVELGEILKEGTHRIELRGYSATSETAFDRDPFKASVMLSAKRAIAVYHFFREKSGISPGRMVAHGFGTNAVRKGNPKKENEAGRQVEIILDYRESVPYRLRKPKSDSLLDFKGFLFRIPGR